From Nicotiana tabacum cultivar K326 chromosome 15, ASM71507v2, whole genome shotgun sequence, the proteins below share one genomic window:
- the LOC107823334 gene encoding uncharacterized protein LOC107823334 has protein sequence MEQLERIVAQEYKSKPFRDALKDVPNGVDKSDWEWLVKEHFLTEKFKVKIQEVVQSESSLTNIEVVERCFRPQRKSHVVGFGVGITAKKLKGGNSSKAALLEKLNATEKETNH, from the exons ATGGAACAATTGGAGAGGATCGTTGCACAAGAATATAAGTCTAAGCCATTTCGTGATGCTCTAAAAGATGTACCAAATGGGGTAGACAAGAGTGATTGGGAATGGCTCGTCAAGGAGCATTTTTTGACTGAAAAATTTAAG gttaAAATCCAAGAAGTGGTGCAATCTGAATCATCTCTTACAAACATTGAGGTTGTAGAGAGGTGCTTTAGACCTCAACGCAAGAGTCATGTTGTTGGATTTGGTGTTGGGATAACCGCTAAGAAGTTGAAAGGTGGTAACTCCTCGAAAGCTGCATTATTAGAGAAGCTAAATGCTACTGAAAAAGAAACGAATCACTAA